The Salinibacterium sp. M195 genome includes a window with the following:
- a CDS encoding metal-dependent transcriptional regulator, whose amino-acid sequence MTDLVDTTEMYLRTILDLEEENIVPLRARISERLGHSGPTVSQTIGRMERDGLVVVEGDRHLEFTEEGRRRATHVMRKHRLAERLLADVIGLDWALVHDEACRWEHVMSEQVERKLIEMLDHPTESPYGNPIPGLEELGGTAAPSFSAGMVNIVELVSENQAPVAGLIRRLGEPVQFEPELLQQLFDAGVMPGKTATFSAADSYVAVTVEGFGEGLELPNEVAVHIFVEKPVA is encoded by the coding sequence ATGACCGATCTCGTTGACACCACCGAGATGTACCTGCGCACGATTCTTGACCTTGAAGAAGAGAATATCGTTCCGTTGCGGGCACGCATCTCTGAACGGCTCGGCCACTCTGGCCCGACCGTTTCGCAAACTATCGGCCGCATGGAACGTGACGGCCTTGTCGTCGTCGAAGGCGACCGCCACCTTGAATTTACCGAGGAGGGTCGCCGCCGTGCCACCCATGTGATGCGCAAGCATCGCCTCGCTGAGCGACTGCTCGCTGACGTAATTGGTCTCGATTGGGCTCTCGTTCACGACGAAGCGTGCCGCTGGGAGCACGTCATGAGCGAGCAGGTCGAGCGCAAGCTCATCGAAATGCTCGATCACCCCACCGAGTCTCCCTACGGAAACCCGATTCCTGGTTTGGAAGAGTTGGGCGGCACAGCAGCCCCCTCATTCAGCGCAGGAATGGTCAACATTGTCGAGCTGGTATCCGAAAACCAGGCACCCGTCGCTGGCCTCATCCGTCGACTAGGTGAACCCGTACAGTTCGAACCTGAGCTGTTGCAGCAACTGTTTGACGCAGGAGTGATGCCGGGCAAGACGGCCACATTCTCCGCGGCTGACTCGTATGTTGCGGTCACAGTCGAAGGTTTCGGCGAAGGGCTCGAGCTGCCTAATGAGGTTGCCGTTCACATTTTCGTTGAGAAGCCTGTCGCCTAA
- a CDS encoding HNH endonuclease yields the protein MRTLVLNAGYEPLAVVSFKRAIVLVLNQKATIIAADSEHPVWGSSGSCERPSVIILRNYVRIPSTRRLPVSRRGVLRRDGHRCGYCGAAANTIDHVLPRSRGGEASWENLVACCLRCNNVKSNRTPAEMNWRLRIKPRPPHTTAWLVRGIERALPDWEEYLAPAA from the coding sequence ATGCGCACTTTGGTACTGAACGCTGGCTATGAGCCGCTCGCGGTCGTGTCTTTCAAGCGAGCGATCGTGCTCGTGCTGAATCAGAAGGCGACGATTATTGCTGCCGACTCGGAGCATCCGGTGTGGGGTTCTAGCGGATCCTGCGAGAGGCCCTCAGTGATCATTCTGCGCAATTACGTGCGGATTCCCTCTACCCGCCGGTTGCCGGTCTCCCGTAGAGGAGTACTGCGGCGTGATGGGCACCGTTGTGGCTATTGCGGCGCGGCTGCAAACACCATTGATCACGTGCTGCCGCGTTCGCGTGGCGGCGAGGCATCGTGGGAGAACTTGGTTGCCTGCTGTTTGCGTTGCAACAACGTCAAGAGCAATCGCACGCCAGCGGAGATGAATTGGCGACTGCGGATCAAGCCTCGTCCGCCGCACACGACCGCCTGGCTCGTAAGGGGAATTGAAAGGGCACTCCCAGATTGGGAAGAATATTTGGCTCCCGCCGCATAA
- a CDS encoding CHAP domain-containing protein codes for MPSDSTAAFGVPASESHGDEPVFLSRREARAAREAAEASSLAVAGADVVPEIPVASAATSAPSAYIARSVALPASAATAAPRALVLPKRVRRHPLRAVGSMLVIGGLFAVAGLPAYGQSTLVSDQVSTVAAAESSIAAAVSAQSLTVSDDLALPELERDQFAATSPQDLELIRQQAAVASANALYAASGARDLGDDYPWPTAGNTLSPLNYYFRQCTDFVAWRLNRDVGSYSAPFRWAWADLTPNGGDAAQWKSAWESNGWTVSATPVVGSVAWFGWNNHVAYVKQVNEDGTVLLEEYNYIALSYGQRTLAPSEVEAFLYPPGQ; via the coding sequence TTGCCCTCCGATAGCACTGCTGCTTTTGGCGTACCCGCAAGCGAATCCCACGGTGATGAACCAGTCTTTCTTTCGCGTCGCGAAGCGCGTGCTGCCCGCGAAGCAGCCGAGGCGAGCTCGCTAGCGGTTGCAGGCGCCGACGTTGTGCCCGAGATCCCTGTTGCGTCAGCGGCAACGTCGGCCCCGAGCGCATACATCGCACGTTCAGTTGCGCTGCCGGCAAGTGCTGCTACCGCAGCACCGCGGGCCCTTGTTCTACCGAAGCGAGTGCGTCGTCATCCGCTCCGCGCTGTGGGGTCGATGCTTGTCATCGGCGGTCTCTTTGCCGTTGCAGGACTGCCCGCCTATGGCCAGAGCACTCTTGTGTCAGATCAGGTTTCGACGGTCGCTGCGGCGGAGTCATCCATCGCTGCTGCGGTGAGCGCACAATCGCTCACCGTGAGTGACGATCTCGCTCTGCCAGAACTTGAGCGTGACCAGTTTGCGGCAACCTCGCCGCAGGATCTCGAGCTGATTCGCCAGCAGGCAGCAGTTGCATCAGCGAATGCTCTGTATGCGGCGTCGGGCGCTCGTGACTTGGGGGACGATTACCCGTGGCCGACCGCTGGCAACACGCTGTCGCCGCTCAATTACTACTTCCGTCAGTGCACCGACTTCGTTGCGTGGCGCCTGAACCGTGATGTCGGTTCTTATTCGGCACCGTTCCGTTGGGCGTGGGCTGATCTCACCCCGAACGGCGGCGACGCTGCACAGTGGAAGTCCGCTTGGGAATCCAACGGCTGGACTGTCAGCGCTACTCCGGTTGTCGGCTCTGTTGCCTGGTTCGGCTGGAATAACCACGTGGCCTACGTGAAGCAGGTCAATGAAGACGGCACCGTACTTCTTGAGGAATACAACTACATCGCGCTCTCCTACGGTCAGCGTACGCTCGCACCCAGCGAGGTGGAAGCGTTCCTCTACCCACCAGGGCAGTAG
- a CDS encoding PASTA domain-containing protein, with protein MPVLALSGALGGYAAWDVTRVDLPDVVGAPWPGGIAALASLGLGVDEGEGSDATIAKRCYVVSAQGIPAGTRVVPEDTVIGLTVEADNRPVPDVVGLSVAEARDVLEDGCFHDEILPTWCVPEGFSGGEEVLTSEEFEAETGFTYDVAANLLIDAQLKPDDDWMVCDQAQAASTMKASSSKVGLAITVPLTTVPAPAGSELSQAQIALQETADGCALDYRVTATFTPDPTKIQGKALPASAETDAWQVLGLQPAVGRPALCGSTVAVGVEWPSAAMPKLIGLHHVPEEPSTSTGVEAGTGAATPATAALEKARLKSNCSGRGTVTSQVPDAGVSMPRGAMVTCVAELVVPSIVGLDETTANAVLANAGIEGFGSGSGVVVSQSLIAGSIASSTQSVWFEAKQPQPVYAPRAYYKNCTAARNAGVTPLYQGDAGYGTHLDRDRDGIGCE; from the coding sequence GTGCCTGTACTCGCGCTTTCAGGGGCTTTGGGTGGTTATGCAGCGTGGGATGTGACGCGGGTCGATCTCCCGGATGTGGTTGGAGCACCGTGGCCCGGGGGTATTGCGGCTCTCGCGAGTCTAGGGCTTGGCGTTGATGAGGGTGAAGGTTCTGACGCAACGATCGCTAAGCGCTGTTATGTAGTGTCCGCGCAAGGCATTCCAGCAGGGACCCGCGTCGTTCCTGAGGATACTGTCATCGGTTTGACAGTCGAGGCTGACAACCGGCCTGTCCCCGATGTGGTCGGTTTATCGGTTGCCGAGGCCCGAGATGTGCTTGAGGATGGTTGCTTCCACGATGAAATATTGCCGACGTGGTGTGTTCCCGAAGGCTTCTCCGGCGGTGAGGAAGTGCTTACCTCGGAGGAATTCGAGGCCGAAACTGGGTTCACCTACGACGTGGCCGCTAACCTCCTCATCGATGCGCAACTGAAACCAGACGACGATTGGATGGTCTGTGATCAGGCTCAAGCAGCATCGACCATGAAGGCGTCGTCGTCCAAGGTTGGTCTGGCAATTACAGTCCCGCTCACAACGGTTCCAGCGCCGGCTGGAAGCGAACTTAGCCAAGCTCAGATCGCACTGCAAGAGACCGCCGACGGCTGCGCGCTCGACTACCGTGTCACCGCAACGTTCACGCCGGACCCCACAAAGATTCAAGGTAAGGCTTTGCCTGCGTCTGCGGAGACCGACGCCTGGCAGGTGCTGGGCCTCCAGCCGGCTGTCGGGCGCCCCGCACTCTGTGGTTCAACGGTGGCTGTAGGGGTGGAATGGCCGAGTGCAGCGATGCCGAAACTTATCGGCCTGCATCACGTGCCAGAAGAACCGTCGACGTCGACCGGGGTTGAGGCTGGGACTGGGGCTGCGACCCCGGCGACTGCTGCTCTCGAAAAGGCGCGCCTGAAATCGAACTGTAGCGGGCGCGGGACAGTCACGAGCCAAGTCCCCGACGCTGGCGTATCGATGCCAAGAGGGGCCATGGTGACGTGCGTCGCAGAGCTTGTCGTGCCCAGCATTGTCGGGCTGGACGAAACGACAGCGAACGCGGTGCTTGCCAATGCTGGCATTGAAGGGTTCGGCTCGGGATCTGGCGTGGTCGTTTCGCAATCACTAATCGCAGGCTCAATCGCTTCGTCGACGCAGAGCGTGTGGTTCGAAGCCAAGCAGCCACAGCCCGTTTATGCGCCCCGTGCTTACTACAAGAATTGCACTGCTGCGCGGAATGCAGGCGTCACTCCTCTGTATCAGGGTGATGCCGGCTATGGCACCCATTTGGATAGAGACAGGGATGGCATCGGCTGTGAATAG
- a CDS encoding helix-turn-helix domain-containing protein: MLGDRLKALRLERGLTLRQLADLSGLSAGMLSQIENGAADPSLGSLRKLAGVFEAAVASLFTDPDAPLVHVTSPGDRPTMGTTNSGFVYERLSPGRGDLEVLTATIPPGESSSAHKWGHKSTECAFVISGTLSVHIGETTHTLDAGQSITFDSEQPHRYLNLSDADTTIVVAITPPMP; the protein is encoded by the coding sequence GTGCTCGGAGACAGACTCAAAGCGTTACGACTCGAACGCGGATTAACGCTGCGCCAACTCGCCGACCTCTCGGGCCTCTCGGCCGGAATGCTCAGTCAGATCGAAAATGGCGCAGCCGATCCAAGCCTCGGGTCCTTAAGAAAGCTCGCTGGGGTGTTCGAGGCCGCAGTCGCTTCGCTCTTTACTGACCCTGACGCGCCTCTCGTGCACGTAACCTCCCCGGGCGATCGCCCCACCATGGGTACGACCAACAGCGGATTCGTCTACGAACGACTTTCTCCGGGTCGTGGTGACCTTGAGGTATTAACAGCCACGATTCCGCCAGGAGAGTCGAGCTCCGCCCACAAATGGGGCCACAAATCGACAGAGTGTGCCTTCGTAATTTCAGGCACGCTCTCTGTACACATTGGCGAGACCACCCACACACTCGATGCTGGCCAGTCGATCACGTTTGATTCTGAGCAGCCACACCGGTACTTGAACCTTTCGGATGCCGACACAACAATCGTCGTCGCCATCACTCCCCCGATGCCGTAG
- a CDS encoding ABC transporter substrate-binding protein: protein MKKANHSKLAVVASLAIVPLVLSACAASPDTSNGGGSQTLTVDNSFVLKTLDPGFVYEQTGATIVHVLYDTLVTFDGSDVSEVKPSLAESFEASDDAKEFTFTLRDDVTFADGSALDSEDVVFSLNRLKNLKGSASQIVSGMSFSASDEDTVVVTSDVTNPDVPTILAQPSTGILNSEVAAENGATDAEDAATADSIGTYLDTNSLGSGPYTISSYDPSSKVVLTANPDYWGEAPGYDRVVLQNVDVQNQKLTIAKSSGDEVALDLSGALSADLPDTVQISGVPDTSYFLSLNQDPAVSELTSNRAFVNALRASIDNAGIAKLFGPDATAASGVVPPAFSGALDPSDAPKQDIEAAKKLLADAGISNPSASLVYPAITYRGVDLGTIVTKVQADAKEAGIAIELTPQPINVFLDGQAAGQNEIGFSPNSLNYPVAASLVNNMAPGASTSLRNGWTLERADASAIDASEAVIAATTPEERVSAMQEWQRVMNEVSPFIPMANNSGIVVATENLDGAVYSPAGWTIDLADISSK, encoded by the coding sequence ATGAAAAAAGCCAATCACAGCAAACTAGCCGTAGTGGCGAGTCTAGCGATTGTTCCGCTAGTTCTCAGCGCCTGCGCCGCGAGCCCCGACACCAGCAACGGCGGAGGATCGCAAACTCTCACGGTCGACAACTCATTCGTACTCAAGACTCTAGACCCAGGCTTTGTGTATGAGCAGACGGGCGCGACCATCGTCCACGTGCTTTACGACACGCTCGTCACTTTCGATGGCTCGGATGTCTCCGAAGTGAAGCCGTCGCTGGCCGAATCCTTCGAAGCCTCGGACGATGCTAAAGAATTCACGTTCACTCTGCGCGATGACGTCACGTTTGCTGACGGCAGCGCACTGGATTCGGAAGACGTCGTGTTCAGCCTGAACCGTCTCAAGAATCTCAAAGGAAGCGCGTCCCAGATCGTCTCGGGCATGAGCTTCAGTGCGTCCGACGAAGACACCGTCGTGGTGACATCGGACGTTACTAACCCCGACGTCCCGACAATCCTCGCTCAGCCTTCAACGGGCATCCTGAATTCTGAAGTAGCGGCAGAGAACGGCGCAACAGACGCAGAAGACGCCGCGACTGCTGATTCCATCGGAACGTACCTCGACACCAACTCACTCGGATCAGGTCCCTACACAATCAGCAGCTACGACCCCAGTTCTAAAGTTGTTCTCACGGCAAACCCTGACTACTGGGGAGAAGCACCGGGTTACGACCGTGTTGTTCTCCAGAATGTCGATGTGCAGAACCAGAAGCTGACGATCGCCAAGTCGTCCGGCGACGAAGTTGCCCTCGACCTCTCCGGTGCGCTTTCCGCCGATCTGCCTGACACCGTGCAAATTTCTGGAGTGCCTGACACGTCATACTTCCTGAGCCTCAACCAGGACCCTGCGGTATCGGAGCTCACCTCAAACCGCGCCTTCGTCAATGCATTGCGCGCGTCGATTGATAACGCAGGAATTGCGAAGCTCTTCGGGCCGGATGCAACAGCAGCTAGCGGAGTAGTTCCGCCCGCATTCTCTGGCGCGCTTGATCCCTCTGATGCTCCGAAACAAGACATCGAGGCTGCGAAGAAGTTGCTCGCTGATGCGGGTATCTCGAACCCGAGCGCTTCGCTCGTTTATCCAGCAATCACGTACCGCGGTGTGGACCTCGGAACGATCGTCACCAAGGTTCAGGCCGATGCTAAGGAAGCGGGAATCGCGATTGAGCTGACCCCGCAGCCCATCAACGTATTCCTTGACGGTCAGGCTGCTGGCCAGAACGAAATCGGATTCTCGCCGAATAGCCTGAACTATCCCGTTGCAGCATCACTCGTCAACAACATGGCCCCTGGAGCAAGCACCTCGCTTCGCAACGGTTGGACCTTAGAGCGGGCGGACGCTTCGGCAATCGACGCTAGCGAAGCGGTGATCGCCGCGACGACGCCAGAGGAACGAGTTTCAGCGATGCAAGAGTGGCAGCGAGTGATGAACGAGGTGTCGCCATTCATTCCTATGGCGAATAACTCTGGAATCGTTGTTGCCACCGAAAACCTCGATGGTGCTGTCTATTCACCCGCAGGTTGGACTATCGACTTGGCTGACATCTCCAGCAAGTAG
- a CDS encoding ABC transporter permease: MPLLLKTIAKRLLTTVALLWGVTVVTFLLVSVVPGDPAAANLSQQAYDDPEIREAFRQKWGLDQPLIVQYGQYLWNILHGDLGVSQQTNRPVLEDLSRYIPATIEIAIPAMVIAIIVAVALGILSAMRKGSALDNGIRVLSLTGLSTPPFWLALVALYVFFYIFGWVPNGGRLSNMYDPPPTITGMYTIDALAAGQITVFWDAVWHLALPVGILAVLTISGLLRFVRSSMLEVLDSDYIRAAIAKGLPRRIVTWRHVFKAGLLPVLTVSALTMASLMGGAVLVEQVLSWPGLGQYAYKSALGLDLQAILGVTLFVAIVYTGINLIVDVLYTVIDPRIGAK, translated from the coding sequence ATGCCTCTCTTGCTGAAAACAATCGCGAAACGGTTACTCACAACTGTCGCGCTGCTCTGGGGAGTGACGGTTGTCACTTTCCTTCTTGTGAGTGTCGTTCCTGGTGATCCCGCCGCGGCGAACCTTTCACAGCAGGCCTACGATGACCCCGAAATTCGCGAAGCCTTTCGGCAAAAGTGGGGACTAGACCAGCCCCTCATCGTTCAATATGGACAGTACCTCTGGAATATTCTTCACGGAGATCTGGGCGTATCGCAGCAGACCAACCGGCCGGTTCTTGAAGACCTTTCGCGTTATATCCCCGCCACGATCGAGATTGCAATCCCTGCCATGGTGATCGCCATCATCGTTGCCGTCGCCCTCGGAATTCTGTCGGCAATGCGTAAAGGGTCAGCGCTCGACAATGGCATCCGAGTCCTCTCGTTGACAGGCTTGTCCACACCACCGTTCTGGCTCGCGCTTGTGGCGCTCTACGTCTTTTTTTACATCTTCGGTTGGGTGCCCAACGGCGGTCGTCTCAGCAACATGTACGACCCTCCGCCCACGATTACGGGGATGTACACGATTGATGCTCTCGCCGCCGGCCAGATCACCGTCTTTTGGGACGCGGTGTGGCACCTCGCCCTCCCTGTTGGCATTCTGGCTGTTCTCACCATTTCAGGCCTCTTGCGCTTCGTGCGCTCCTCGATGCTGGAGGTGCTCGACTCTGATTACATCCGCGCGGCAATAGCAAAGGGCTTGCCTCGCCGAATCGTCACCTGGCGACACGTCTTCAAAGCAGGGCTTCTCCCCGTGCTCACTGTCTCAGCGCTGACAATGGCGTCGTTGATGGGTGGCGCGGTGCTCGTTGAGCAAGTTCTGAGCTGGCCGGGTCTCGGCCAGTACGCCTACAAGAGCGCGCTTGGCCTCGACCTCCAAGCGATCTTGGGCGTGACATTGTTCGTGGCCATCGTCTACACCGGAATCAACCTCATCGTCGATGTGCTCTACACCGTCATTGACCCACGGATCGGAGCAAAATGA
- a CDS encoding ABC transporter permease, which yields MTSLPPVLDAAKAKRSDLKTSRMLRSQFGSVWTRPWTVISLAVIAIWTFLAITAPWIVPFDPLKPVGENLQAPSSTHWFGTDELGRDVLSRVISGSQLSLPLAVIIVVFSLLVGGIVGLLAGYLGRTVDGIAMRLADLVLAFPQIILAMAVTAAFGPSTGNAVLALVIVSWPLYARIIRSSVLSVREQEYVVSGHLLGSGMFKSLVKDVIPNSAGPALVMSTIELGNAILMLAALSYLGLGPRPPAAEWGAMIALGSQNLSNWWISLFPGLAILTIVMAFNMLGDSIQDYLDPRSRGGKLR from the coding sequence ATGACCTCCCTACCTCCCGTGCTCGACGCGGCGAAAGCGAAACGATCCGATCTCAAGACTTCACGGATGTTGCGGAGTCAGTTCGGCTCAGTATGGACGCGTCCGTGGACTGTGATTTCGCTCGCCGTGATAGCTATATGGACGTTTCTGGCTATCACCGCCCCGTGGATTGTTCCGTTTGACCCGTTGAAGCCGGTCGGAGAGAATCTTCAGGCACCATCGTCCACTCACTGGTTCGGCACCGACGAGCTAGGTCGTGACGTTCTGAGTCGTGTGATTTCCGGTTCGCAGCTGTCGCTTCCCCTTGCGGTAATAATCGTCGTGTTCTCGCTGCTGGTTGGCGGGATTGTCGGATTGTTGGCGGGTTACCTCGGTCGCACCGTAGACGGCATCGCGATGCGTCTCGCGGATCTGGTTCTCGCCTTCCCGCAGATCATTCTGGCGATGGCCGTCACAGCGGCGTTTGGTCCGAGCACCGGAAACGCTGTGCTCGCTCTGGTGATCGTCTCGTGGCCACTCTATGCACGCATCATTAGAAGCTCAGTTCTGAGTGTCCGTGAACAGGAATACGTCGTGTCCGGGCATCTTTTAGGCTCTGGGATGTTCAAAAGCTTGGTCAAGGATGTGATCCCGAACAGCGCTGGTCCGGCCCTAGTGATGTCGACGATCGAGCTGGGAAATGCCATTCTTATGCTCGCCGCACTCTCCTATCTGGGGCTCGGTCCACGCCCGCCAGCAGCCGAGTGGGGTGCCATGATCGCGCTTGGCTCGCAAAACCTCTCTAACTGGTGGATCAGCTTGTTCCCCGGGCTCGCGATTCTGACGATCGTGATGGCGTTCAACATGCTGGGGGACAGCATTCAGGATTACCTCGATCCGCGCTCCCGAGGAGGAAAGCTCCGATGA
- a CDS encoding ABC transporter ATP-binding protein gives MKPILEIDALRVSLPNVEGFADVVKSATLTVNEGEIVGLAGESGSGKTMTSSAILGILPKGARTSGTITFEGTDLLGLSSSELSRIRGNRISMIFQDPSAALHPLLTIGTQITEHMRHHLKISKREATERAVKLLDQVQIAEPRKALRSYPHQFSGGMRQRAAIAIALACEPRMLIADEPTTALDVTVQDGILQLFNRLCDETGVAVLFITHDLGVLSTIADRTYVFRDGAVVESGDTDDVLLRPTHEYTQALIASRAQSLAQERVGADGQEGEQK, from the coding sequence ATGAAACCGATTCTTGAAATCGACGCGCTCAGGGTCTCTCTACCCAATGTTGAGGGATTCGCTGATGTGGTCAAGTCAGCAACGCTCACCGTGAACGAGGGCGAGATTGTCGGTCTCGCCGGGGAGAGCGGTTCAGGCAAGACGATGACGTCTTCGGCGATCCTGGGGATTCTTCCGAAAGGGGCAAGGACCTCGGGAACGATCACCTTCGAAGGAACAGACCTTCTCGGCCTGTCCAGCTCTGAACTGTCGCGAATTCGGGGAAATCGCATCAGCATGATCTTTCAGGATCCTTCTGCTGCGCTTCATCCGTTGCTCACCATCGGCACTCAAATCACAGAGCACATGCGCCATCACCTCAAGATCAGCAAGCGTGAGGCCACTGAGCGTGCGGTGAAGCTCCTTGATCAAGTTCAGATCGCCGAACCGAGAAAGGCGCTCCGGTCGTATCCGCACCAATTCTCTGGCGGCATGAGACAGCGCGCTGCCATTGCGATTGCCTTGGCGTGCGAGCCACGGATGCTTATCGCTGACGAACCGACGACAGCCCTCGATGTCACAGTGCAAGACGGCATCCTGCAACTATTCAATCGACTCTGCGATGAGACCGGGGTTGCTGTGCTGTTCATCACTCACGATCTGGGAGTGCTGTCGACTATCGCCGATCGCACCTATGTGTTCAGAGACGGTGCCGTCGTCGAGTCTGGCGATACTGACGACGTGCTTTTGCGCCCGACTCATGAGTACACCCAGGCATTGATCGCGTCTCGGGCGCAGTCGCTCGCTCAAGAACGTGTGGGCGCTGACGGGCAAGAGGGGGAACAAAAGTGA
- a CDS encoding ABC transporter ATP-binding protein produces MKVLEIDDVHVTHHRRGQSDVRAVRGVSLSVAPGQVVGLVGESGCGKSSLARVAVGLDAPTSGTVRFEGSPLVPSRLTARAKSALGLQMVFQNPYASLSPRRTIGSQVLDGLRAPMSRGEGEAEAIRLLELVGLDPDSRRRYPNQFSGGQRQRLAIARALAARPTLMIADEPVTALDAFSSAQIVKLLTGLVRELDMGMLFISHDLSLVRAIADETAVMYAGEIVERGPSETLWNDPQHDYTKTLISAIPVIGPNQRKKRTPHAG; encoded by the coding sequence GTGAAGGTTCTCGAAATAGACGATGTGCACGTCACCCACCATCGTCGTGGTCAATCAGATGTTCGCGCGGTGCGTGGCGTCAGCCTCTCGGTGGCGCCAGGTCAAGTCGTTGGGCTTGTGGGAGAGTCGGGCTGCGGCAAATCGTCGCTTGCGCGGGTTGCCGTCGGGCTAGACGCGCCCACAAGCGGAACGGTTCGGTTCGAAGGCTCGCCGCTCGTGCCATCTCGGCTAACGGCGCGTGCGAAGAGTGCACTTGGCCTCCAGATGGTGTTCCAAAACCCGTACGCATCACTCAGTCCTCGGCGCACGATTGGTAGTCAAGTGCTTGATGGCTTGCGCGCGCCGATGAGCCGCGGAGAGGGCGAAGCGGAAGCAATTCGCTTGCTGGAATTGGTGGGTCTCGATCCTGACAGTCGTCGTCGCTACCCTAACCAGTTTTCGGGTGGACAACGTCAACGTTTGGCTATTGCGCGCGCTCTCGCGGCTCGGCCAACGCTCATGATCGCCGACGAACCAGTTACCGCGCTCGACGCTTTCTCCTCGGCTCAGATCGTGAAGCTCCTCACAGGATTGGTTCGTGAATTAGACATGGGGATGCTCTTCATTTCTCACGATCTCTCTCTAGTGCGCGCTATCGCCGACGAAACAGCGGTGATGTATGCGGGCGAGATTGTGGAACGTGGCCCGTCCGAAACGCTCTGGAACGATCCCCAGCACGACTACACAAAAACTCTCATTTCGGCGATCCCCGTCATAGGGCCGAACCAACGCAAGAAAAGGACACCTCATGCCGGTTGA
- a CDS encoding amidohydrolase family protein, which translates to MPVDTVTNAPAATILSGMRIFDGINGELSVGHAISVDADGIITAIGPVAEIEASASAGARRIDLAGSVLTPGLINMHVHFGLALPGAAGDLVASGTDADLLMVMADSARRTLLSGVTTVRLVGESKYLDFALRRGITAGAIDGPRIFTAGHALCCTGGHGWDSDALEGDGPDDFRRLTRLQIREGADVIKVCISGGIAGEHERIDTPQLFDDEMEAVIQVAHDWGRKVTAHVGPSSTLDRAIRLGLDCVEHGYELTKETTELMAEHGVWYVPTITVSRCEEFFDEQGVPAWMKERALGAGPRHWESLQNAIGSGVKIAMGTDMPPAAHFEGTTATVREMEFMVDAGMSSLEVMRSATSSAAELVGDDSVGTIRVGAQADFVAMEGDPTADIAQLRGINWVMRSGRVYRDERNI; encoded by the coding sequence ATGCCGGTTGACACCGTGACCAACGCCCCCGCCGCAACGATTCTCAGCGGAATGCGAATCTTCGATGGCATCAACGGGGAACTCAGCGTGGGCCACGCCATTTCAGTAGACGCCGACGGCATCATCACAGCGATCGGCCCGGTCGCGGAGATTGAGGCATCGGCCTCTGCCGGCGCGCGACGCATCGACTTAGCCGGAAGCGTTCTTACGCCTGGCCTGATCAACATGCATGTGCACTTCGGGCTGGCGCTGCCCGGCGCTGCTGGGGATCTGGTCGCCAGCGGGACCGATGCCGACTTGCTGATGGTTATGGCAGATTCGGCTCGCCGAACGCTCCTGTCTGGCGTCACGACAGTGCGCTTGGTCGGAGAAAGTAAATACCTTGATTTCGCTCTACGACGAGGGATAACCGCGGGTGCAATCGACGGGCCGCGCATCTTCACTGCTGGTCACGCGTTGTGCTGCACTGGTGGGCACGGCTGGGACTCGGATGCTCTTGAGGGCGACGGTCCTGATGACTTCCGACGCCTCACCCGGCTTCAGATTCGGGAAGGCGCCGACGTCATCAAAGTATGCATCTCTGGCGGCATCGCTGGAGAACACGAAAGAATCGACACCCCGCAACTCTTCGATGACGAAATGGAAGCCGTCATCCAAGTAGCCCACGACTGGGGCCGCAAAGTGACCGCGCACGTGGGGCCGTCGTCGACTCTGGATCGCGCCATCCGCCTTGGCCTTGACTGTGTCGAACACGGATACGAACTCACGAAAGAGACCACTGAGCTCATGGCAGAGCACGGTGTTTGGTATGTGCCCACGATTACCGTCAGCCGCTGCGAAGAGTTCTTCGATGAGCAGGGGGTGCCGGCGTGGATGAAGGAGCGAGCTCTGGGCGCCGGACCGCGTCACTGGGAGAGCCTCCAGAATGCAATCGGAAGCGGCGTCAAGATCGCGATGGGCACAGACATGCCGCCGGCAGCTCACTTTGAGGGAACCACAGCGACTGTTCGCGAGATGGAATTTATGGTCGACGCAGGAATGTCGTCACTTGAGGTCATGCGGTCGGCGACTTCCTCAGCGGCAGAGCTCGTCGGCGATGACTCGGTCGGCACGATTCGCGTCGGCGCACAAGCTGACTTCGTGGCGATGGAGGGCGACCCCACAGCTGACATCGCTCAATTGCGCGGAATCAACTGGGTAATGAGAAGTGGGCGCGTCTACCGTGACGAGCGGAACATCTAG